From Stenotrophomonas maltophilia, a single genomic window includes:
- a CDS encoding gluconate 2-dehydrogenase subunit 3 family protein has product MDRRELLKMIVAATGAAMVGLPALVQGKAPAAGAMPAFSDADIALLDEIAETILPRTKTPGAKDAGAGPFMATFVADCYTARQQATFRAGLSDIDARSGGRFASLTPDARNTLLRTLDAEAKARTAEVTETGTPEEGEAMPHYFTMLKQLAIFGFFTSKVGATEVLHYVAVPGRYDGDLAYVAGTPAWGTS; this is encoded by the coding sequence ATGGATCGTCGCGAACTGTTGAAGATGATCGTTGCTGCCACGGGTGCGGCCATGGTCGGTCTGCCGGCGCTGGTACAGGGCAAGGCACCGGCTGCCGGGGCGATGCCTGCCTTCTCCGACGCCGATATCGCCTTGCTGGACGAGATCGCCGAGACCATCCTGCCACGGACGAAAACACCGGGAGCGAAGGATGCCGGTGCGGGTCCGTTCATGGCGACCTTCGTTGCCGACTGCTACACCGCCCGGCAGCAGGCGACGTTCCGCGCCGGCCTCTCCGACATCGACGCGCGCTCCGGTGGCCGCTTCGCATCGCTCACGCCAGACGCCCGTAACACGCTGCTGCGCACGCTGGATGCAGAAGCAAAGGCACGCACGGCCGAGGTGACCGAGACGGGCACTCCGGAAGAGGGCGAGGCGATGCCGCATTACTTCACGATGCTCAAGCAGCTGGCCATCTTCGGCTTCTTCACTTCGAAGGTGGGCGCGACTGAAGTGCTGCACTACGTTGCGGTACCGGGTCGCTACGATGGCGACCTGGCCTATGTTGCCGGCACGCCTGCATGGGGGACCAGCTGA
- a CDS encoding 3-keto-disaccharide hydrolase, which produces MIKPLLIAAGVLAAGSAFAQEGADPARDPKKTEVWTPVPATVATPPGKAPSDAIVLFDGKDVSAWESEQGGQVPWKVADGAMTVVPGSKGIRTKQRFCDVQLHVEWRTPTDTKGFDGQNRGNSGIFLQELYELQVLDSYNNPTYANGQAGSIYKQAMPLVNASRAPGQWQAYDILWKAPRFSAGGGLVSPARITVLHNGVLVQDDTVLAGRTEYIGAPSYAPHACAPLYLQEHDSRVSYRNIWVREL; this is translated from the coding sequence ATGATCAAGCCGCTGCTGATCGCGGCCGGTGTACTGGCCGCCGGTTCCGCGTTCGCACAGGAGGGCGCCGACCCTGCGCGCGATCCGAAGAAGACCGAGGTGTGGACGCCGGTGCCTGCAACCGTGGCCACGCCGCCAGGCAAGGCGCCGTCCGACGCCATCGTATTGTTCGATGGCAAGGATGTCTCGGCCTGGGAATCGGAGCAGGGTGGGCAAGTGCCCTGGAAAGTTGCCGATGGCGCCATGACTGTCGTGCCGGGCAGCAAGGGCATTCGCACAAAGCAACGTTTCTGCGACGTGCAGCTGCATGTCGAGTGGCGCACGCCCACCGATACGAAGGGCTTCGATGGACAGAACCGCGGCAACAGCGGCATCTTCCTGCAGGAGCTGTATGAGCTGCAGGTGCTGGACAGCTACAACAATCCGACTTATGCCAACGGCCAGGCGGGCTCGATCTACAAGCAGGCCATGCCGCTGGTGAATGCCTCGCGCGCGCCGGGCCAGTGGCAGGCCTACGACATCCTCTGGAAGGCACCGCGCTTCTCGGCGGGCGGAGGGCTGGTGTCGCCCGCGCGCATCACGGTGCTGCACAACGGCGTGCTGGTGCAGGACGACACCGTGCTGGCGGGCAGGACCGAATACATCGGTGCACCTTCCTATGCGCCACACGCGTGCGCACCGCTCTATCTGCAGGAACATGATTCCAGGGTCAGCTACCGCAACATCTGGGTGCGCGAACTGTAG
- a CDS encoding nucleoside permease, which yields MTHAMSRLSAMMFLQFFIWGAWFVTLGTYLVQGPLQASASQVATAFLSQSIGAIVAPFLVGLIADRYFAAQRILAVLHLAGAVLLWLASTATDFTTFSACVMGYMLLFMPTLALANSVAMRHMQSPEKQFPLVRVAGSIGWIIAGVLIGWMGWEQAHRLELTFQMAALASLLLGLYAFTLPHTPPLARQRDAGLGQILGLDSLRLLKSRSYLVFFLASIAICIPLSFYYNFTNPYLNDLGVRGAAGLQSLGQVSEVLLMLAMPFLFVRLGVKTMLAVGMAAWVVRYGMFAFGDAGSGFSLLVIGIVLHGICYDFFFVTGQIYTDAHAGPDARSSAQGFITLATYGVGMLIGTFLSGAVVEHYTTAAGPDWQQIWLFPAGVALIVLIAFLLLFRDRPVVAAAASTP from the coding sequence ATGACGCACGCCATGTCGCGCTTGAGCGCGATGATGTTTCTGCAGTTCTTCATCTGGGGAGCGTGGTTCGTCACCCTGGGCACGTACCTGGTGCAGGGCCCGTTGCAGGCCAGCGCGAGCCAGGTCGCGACCGCCTTCCTCAGCCAGTCGATCGGGGCCATCGTCGCGCCCTTCCTGGTCGGGCTGATCGCCGATCGCTACTTCGCGGCGCAGCGCATCCTCGCGGTCCTGCACCTGGCCGGTGCGGTGCTGCTGTGGCTGGCGTCCACCGCGACAGACTTCACCACATTCTCCGCCTGCGTCATGGGCTACATGCTGCTGTTCATGCCGACGCTGGCACTGGCCAACAGCGTGGCGATGCGGCACATGCAATCGCCTGAAAAGCAGTTCCCGCTGGTGCGCGTAGCCGGCAGTATCGGCTGGATCATCGCCGGCGTGCTGATCGGCTGGATGGGCTGGGAGCAGGCACACCGGCTCGAGCTGACCTTCCAGATGGCCGCGCTGGCATCGCTGCTGCTCGGCCTGTATGCCTTCACTCTGCCGCACACGCCGCCGCTGGCCCGGCAACGTGACGCCGGGCTGGGTCAGATCCTCGGGCTGGATTCACTGCGGTTGCTGAAGTCGCGGTCCTATCTGGTGTTCTTCCTGGCCTCCATCGCCATCTGCATCCCGCTGTCGTTCTACTACAACTTCACCAACCCCTATCTCAACGATCTGGGCGTGCGCGGCGCCGCGGGCCTGCAGTCGCTGGGCCAGGTTTCGGAAGTGCTGCTGATGCTGGCCATGCCGTTTCTGTTCGTGCGGCTGGGGGTCAAGACGATGCTGGCGGTGGGCATGGCAGCGTGGGTCGTGCGCTACGGCATGTTCGCCTTTGGCGATGCCGGCAGTGGCTTCTCGCTGCTGGTGATCGGCATCGTGCTGCATGGCATCTGCTACGACTTCTTCTTCGTCACCGGCCAGATCTACACCGATGCCCATGCCGGTCCCGACGCACGCAGCAGTGCGCAGGGCTTCATCACCCTGGCCACCTATGGCGTGGGCATGCTGATCGGCACCTTCCTGTCCGGCGCGGTGGTGGAGCACTACACCACCGCCGCAGGGCCCGACTGGCAGCAGATCTGGCTGTTCCCGGCCGGCGTCGCACTCATCGTGCTGATCGCCTTCCTGCTGCTGTTCCGCGACCGGCCGGTGGTTGCGGCCGCAGCGTCCACGCCCTGA
- a CDS encoding c-type cytochrome: MKMILAMAVALGGLGSATAAWCKDDPAAGAKLYTANCVACHGADRAGMPGAFPALTDIGKRMAPAQIKEKISKGGGLMPPFSQLSQQEINDIASYLAK; this comes from the coding sequence ATGAAAATGATCCTGGCAATGGCCGTGGCCCTGGGCGGCCTGGGCTCCGCAACGGCCGCCTGGTGCAAGGACGACCCGGCTGCAGGTGCAAAGCTCTACACCGCGAACTGCGTGGCCTGCCACGGCGCCGATCGTGCGGGCATGCCGGGCGCTTTCCCGGCGCTCACCGACATCGGCAAGCGCATGGCACCGGCGCAGATCAAGGAAAAGATCAGCAAGGGCGGTGGGCTGATGCCGCCCTTCTCCCAGCTCTCGCAGCAGGAAATCAACGACATCGCCAGCTACCTGGCGAAGTAA
- a CDS encoding sugar phosphate isomerase/epimerase family protein, whose product MKAPVRRTAGLVLLLLAALPAFAGEVAGTQKPIAVQMYTLRNAGSLEQQLKIVHDAGVHAVETVGTQNTSAADLKQLLDRYSIRAISSHVPLAELRNNLDGVVTFNRAIGNSTLVVPYLDQKDRPADAAGWTALGQELGRIAKQVRAKGMYLAYHNHDFELVDFNGRTGLELLFAAAGPDLQTELDLAWVARAGLDPAVMLGRFRGHVFAVHAKDNAPKGRAEDEGGFAAVGQGVLDWNAILPAAAAAGVHWYIVEHDQPRDPAKVIQTGADYLREHLTVNAPAPAQP is encoded by the coding sequence ATGAAAGCCCCTGTCCGTAGAACCGCAGGCCTCGTCCTGCTGCTGCTCGCTGCCCTGCCCGCCTTCGCGGGCGAAGTGGCAGGCACGCAGAAGCCGATCGCGGTGCAGATGTACACCCTGCGCAACGCCGGCTCGCTCGAGCAGCAGTTGAAGATCGTCCACGACGCGGGCGTGCATGCGGTGGAAACGGTCGGCACGCAGAACACCAGCGCGGCGGACCTCAAGCAGCTGCTGGACCGCTATTCGATCAGGGCCATTTCGTCGCACGTGCCATTGGCCGAGCTGCGCAACAACCTGGACGGCGTAGTGACCTTCAACCGCGCGATCGGCAACAGCACGCTGGTGGTGCCCTACCTGGACCAGAAGGACCGGCCGGCCGATGCCGCAGGCTGGACCGCACTGGGCCAGGAACTGGGCCGCATCGCCAAACAGGTGCGGGCCAAGGGCATGTACCTGGCCTACCACAACCACGACTTCGAGCTGGTCGACTTCAACGGCAGGACGGGGCTGGAACTGCTGTTCGCCGCCGCCGGTCCCGACCTGCAGACCGAGCTGGACCTGGCCTGGGTCGCGCGTGCCGGCCTGGACCCTGCGGTGATGCTGGGCAGGTTCCGCGGGCATGTCTTCGCGGTTCACGCCAAGGACAATGCCCCCAAGGGCCGGGCCGAAGACGAGGGCGGATTCGCCGCGGTCGGCCAGGGCGTGCTGGACTGGAACGCGATCCTGCCGGCCGCAGCGGCCGCTGGCGTGCACTGGTACATCGTCGAACATGACCAGCCGCGCGATCCGGCCAAGGTCATCCAGACCGGCGCGGACTATCTGCGTGAACACCTGACCGTCAATGCGCCCGCCCCTGCGCAGCCCTGA
- a CDS encoding Gfo/Idh/MocA family protein — protein sequence MPKPGIAIIGTGMIAAVHRRAALLAGADIRGVAASSAQRAAEVAQAWGVPRGYRDIEEVVADPQVQVVHVCTPNHLHRPMAEAALRAGKHVVCEKPLATTLEDAQALAALASSSGLVATVPFVYRYHPVVREARARIAAGDIGPLHLIHGSYLQDWLLDPASNNWRVDPALGGASRVFADIGSHWCDLVEWVSGERFAEVSAAFDTVIAERSASGAQSFSTPAAGGAMQAVASEDVAAAMFRTGNGTLASLTVSQVSAGRRNRLWFEIDGARASVAFNQEDAERLWIGWPDQREETFVRGPGAGSAEQRRLSVLPAGHAQGYAQCFEAFVADTYRAIDGERPEGLPTFDDGLRSALIVDRVITSARTRAWTTIA from the coding sequence ATGCCCAAGCCTGGAATCGCCATCATCGGTACCGGCATGATCGCGGCCGTGCATCGTCGCGCCGCCTTGCTGGCCGGTGCCGACATCCGTGGCGTGGCCGCCTCTTCCGCGCAGCGCGCCGCCGAGGTAGCGCAGGCGTGGGGTGTCCCGCGCGGCTATCGCGATATCGAGGAGGTGGTGGCCGACCCGCAGGTGCAGGTCGTGCACGTCTGCACGCCCAACCACCTGCACCGGCCCATGGCCGAAGCTGCACTGCGGGCCGGCAAGCACGTGGTCTGCGAGAAGCCACTGGCGACCACGCTGGAAGACGCGCAGGCGCTGGCCGCACTGGCCAGCTCGAGCGGCCTGGTCGCCACGGTTCCCTTCGTCTACCGCTACCACCCGGTGGTGCGGGAAGCACGCGCGCGCATCGCCGCAGGCGACATCGGCCCCCTGCACCTCATCCATGGCAGTTACCTGCAGGACTGGCTGCTGGACCCGGCCAGCAACAACTGGCGCGTCGATCCGGCGCTGGGCGGCGCTTCGCGTGTGTTCGCCGACATCGGTTCGCACTGGTGTGACCTGGTGGAATGGGTCAGCGGTGAACGCTTCGCCGAGGTCAGCGCGGCGTTCGACACGGTGATCGCCGAGCGCAGCGCCTCCGGCGCGCAGAGTTTCAGCACCCCGGCAGCCGGCGGTGCGATGCAGGCGGTCGCCAGCGAGGACGTGGCGGCGGCGATGTTCCGCACCGGCAACGGCACGCTGGCATCACTGACGGTCAGCCAGGTCTCTGCCGGACGCCGCAACCGTCTCTGGTTCGAGATCGATGGCGCCCGGGCCAGCGTGGCGTTCAACCAGGAAGATGCCGAGCGGCTGTGGATCGGGTGGCCCGACCAGCGCGAAGAAACCTTCGTGCGTGGGCCGGGAGCCGGCAGTGCCGAACAGCGCCGGTTGTCGGTGTTGCCGGCCGGGCACGCACAGGGTTACGCCCAGTGCTTCGAGGCCTTTGTCGCCGACACCTATCGCGCCATCGACGGCGAGCGGCCCGAGGGGCTGCCTACCTTCGACGATGGCCTGCGCTCGGCGCTGATCGTCGACCGTGTCATCACATCGGCCAGGACACGCGCCTGGACCACCATCGCTTGA
- a CDS encoding sugar phosphate isomerase/epimerase family protein: protein MKTLKGPALFLAQFIGDKAPFDRLDTLAGWAAGLGYSGVQVPTTAPHLFDLAQAAHSQAYCDDVAGMLAEHGVQITELSTHLQGQLVAVHPAYDSLFDGFAPPAVHGNPAARQAWAVDQLMLAAKASQHLGLTAHATFSGALAWPYFYPWPQRPPGLVDEAFAELGRRWRPILDAFDACGVDLCFEIHPGEDLHDGATFERFLDVVDHHPRAKILYDPSHLLLQQMDYLGFIDRYHDRIGIFHVKDAEYRASARSGVYGGYQDWIDRPGRFRSLGDGQIDFKAIFSKMAQYDFPGWAVLEWECCLKHPEDGAREGAAFIRDHIIRVTERAFDDFADSGTDAASLHRMLGI from the coding sequence TTGAAGACGCTCAAGGGTCCAGCGCTGTTCCTGGCGCAGTTCATCGGCGACAAAGCTCCTTTTGATCGGCTGGACACGTTGGCCGGATGGGCCGCGGGGCTGGGCTATTCTGGCGTACAAGTACCCACCACGGCGCCCCACCTGTTCGATCTGGCCCAAGCAGCACACAGCCAGGCCTACTGCGATGATGTTGCCGGCATGCTGGCCGAACACGGTGTGCAGATCACCGAACTGTCGACCCATCTGCAGGGACAGCTGGTCGCCGTCCACCCCGCCTATGACAGCCTCTTTGACGGCTTCGCACCGCCTGCGGTGCACGGCAACCCCGCCGCCCGCCAGGCCTGGGCGGTCGATCAGCTGATGCTGGCGGCCAAGGCCAGCCAGCATCTGGGACTGACCGCGCACGCCACCTTTTCCGGTGCGCTGGCCTGGCCGTACTTCTATCCCTGGCCGCAGCGCCCGCCCGGCCTGGTGGACGAAGCCTTCGCCGAACTCGGCCGCCGCTGGCGCCCGATCCTGGATGCGTTCGACGCCTGCGGCGTGGACCTGTGCTTCGAGATCCACCCCGGCGAAGACCTGCACGACGGCGCCACCTTCGAGCGCTTCCTCGACGTGGTGGATCATCACCCGCGGGCGAAGATCCTGTATGACCCCAGCCACCTGCTGCTGCAGCAGATGGACTACCTGGGCTTCATCGACCGCTATCACGACCGCATCGGCATCTTCCACGTCAAGGACGCCGAGTACCGTGCGAGCGCCCGCAGCGGCGTGTATGGCGGCTACCAGGACTGGATCGATCGTCCGGGCCGGTTCCGCTCGCTCGGCGACGGCCAGATCGACTTCAAGGCGATCTTTTCGAAGATGGCGCAGTACGACTTTCCGGGCTGGGCGGTGCTGGAGTGGGAGTGCTGCCTGAAACACCCGGAGGACGGCGCGCGCGAAGGCGCTGCCTTCATCCGCGACCACATCATCCGCGTGACCGAACGCGCCTTCGATGATTTCGCCGACAGCGGCACCGACGCCGCTTCACTGCACCGCATGCTGGGAATCTGA